Sequence from the Streptomyces sp. NBC_01408 genome:
CTGCTCGAGGTCATGGACTTCATCGACGATCCGCTGTGGTGCCGGCGACGGGCCGAGGAACTCGGCCTGGCCGGGCTGGAGCTGGAGACCACCCGCACCGGAGTCAAGGTGACGGTGCGGGGGGTGAGCAACCCGCTGACCGACCCGCGCATACCGAAACTGGTGCTCGCCGCCCGTCTGCACAGCGGAATCGACGGCGTGTCGCTGTTCGACGACGGGGAGCGGAAGTGGCGCCTCTCCCTCTTCACGGGAGAACCGATCGCGTACCTGCCGAGCTTCGGCACGGCGACCTACGACGCGCTCGAATCCGCACTCCCCCTGCGGAAGGGCGACCTCGAGTCGGCCCACGCCGACGAGGCCTCCCTGGCCGCCTGGTTCACCGACGACACGGCGCACCACGGCCCGCAGGCGTGAGGCGTGGCCAGGAGCAGGCGTGGCCGGGAGGGGGCTTGGAAGGGTGCGGGGAACCCGCCCGGTTTGACGGGGGATGCAAACCGGGCGGGAGTTCTCAGCCCGCCCTACGGAGTTTACTGTAGGCAGCACCCACTTTGGTAAGCCAGGCCACTTCCGCCGTGAAGTTGTCCGTGTCGCGGTCGTCGAAATCGCCGTCGTCCTTGTTGTCACGGGGGATGGTGCCGGTTCGTTTGGCGTGCAGGGCCTGTTTGATCTGTGCCGCTTCGATGAAGGCCTGCCGGTACTCGTCGGTCATTTCCCGGACGGGTCCGCCGGCGCCGCCGGTGGTGCGCTCGATGTACGGGCGCAGGTCCCGCCAGCCGTCCCGTATCTCGACGACGCGCCGGTGGAGCCGGTAGTCGAGGTCGGAGACCGAGGTCCCGGGCGGCTCCAGGGCGATGCCCGGGGAGGACTCGTAGAGGTCCCGCCAGAGCGGGTAGAGGGCCCGGTAAGACCGGTAGGCACGGGTCCACTCCACCAGCCTGACGGCCGCGGGGCCCCAGGAGGGCATGGTGAAGCTCAGCGAGATGGCGATGATGCCCAGCGCGTTGAGGACGGAGGCGGCGGCCTCCTTCCACGTCCCGATCTCGGTTCCGGCCGCGATGGTGAGGACGTTGACCACCCGCACCAGGCTGTAGAGGAGCAGGATCATCGCCCCGACGGACAGCATGCGCAGGGCCTGCCGCAGCGAGGCGCTGTCGGTCATGCGGGCATAGGGACCGCACTGGCGGAAGACGGTGACGCAGGGAACCGCCTGGGAGGCGATGAAGGCCAGGAGGTAGGTGAGGAGCAGCGGTTCGCCGCTGCCGTCGAAGTCCGACGGACAGCGACGGGGCCCGTCGGCGAGGAAGAAGAGGGCCGTCAGGACCACGTCGAGGGTGATGCCGGTGACCACCCAGAAACGCGTCTTGCGCGCCGCCTCCTCGCCGTCGGCCGCCCAGCACAGCAGGATGACCTGCGCGCTCACGCAGAAGGCGACCGCCGCCAGGTGCATGAGGAGGATGGCGAGGTTGCCGACGCCCAGGAAGCTCTCGCCCCGCATGGCGACGGCACCCATCGTGAAGGTGAGGCACTGGAACACCAGGGTCGTGATCAGCGTGCGGTAGGAGCTGTCCTTCCAGCTGCGGCGTCCCTGGCACAGCCGGTAGACGAGCGCGGCGTACGACGAGAGCGCCGCGATGACGAAGCAGAGGGTTCTGATGGTGTTCACGGTGGGGCTTTCCTGCAGGTGCCGCGGGTGCGGCGAATGATTCAGCCGGCGTTGCCGGCCAGGGGGACGACGAGTCCGGTGCTCTCGGTCGGCAGCCGGCGCGCCGTGCCCCCGAGCGGCGCGGACAGCGGCGAAGTGCCGTCCGTCGAACTCGTTGTGGAAACGTCCATGCGCGAACCGTACCCGGCGCAAAACCCGCCCCCGACCCCAGCCTCCCGAGCGCGTCCCGAGCGTCCCGAATCGTGACACCAGATTTTTAGGTCGGGTGACCTATAGTCCTCGTATGGACAACGACCAGCTGGCGCACGACCCCGACGGACCGGTTCTCCTCGTCGGCGGGTACGGAACGGTGGGGGCGGAGCTCGCGCGGGCGACGGCCGGGCAGTGGCCGCTGCTGCTTCTGGGGCGCTCCCCGGAGAAGGCCGCCGACCTGTGCCGCGAACTCGGCGCCGAGGCGCGCCGCTGGGACCTCGGCGACCCCGCCCCCTTCCGCGCCGCGGCGCGCGCCGTGGTGAGCGTGGTCAACGATCCGGACGACCGCGTCCTGCGGGCCGCGCTCGCCGGAGGCGTCCCGTACGTCGACGTGACGCGCTGGACCTCCCGCGTGCAGCGCGCGGCGGCCCTGGCCTCGCTCGCCCCGGCCGGCCCCGGCACGCCCGCGCCGGTCCTGCTCTCCTCCGGCTGGATGGGCGGGGTGGTGCCGCTCGTCGCCGCCGCGCTCGCCGAGCGGCTGGGCGGGGCCGACCGGGTGGAGACCGCGATCCGCTACGACCTGGCCGACCGCTCCGGGGTGGACTCGGTGGAGTTCATGGACCGCCTGGGCATCGACTTCGAGGTGCGTGAGGAGGGCAGGGCCACGGCGGTCACCCCGCTCACCAGCACGCGGACGCTGACCATCGGGGAGCACCGCACCAAGGTGGCCCGGATCGACACGCCCGAACAGTTCACCCTGCCGCTGACGCTCGGAGCGCGCACCGTGACCACCCGCATCGGCTTCAGCAGCACGGCCTCCACCTCCGCGCTGGTCGCTCTGGGCCGCGTCGGCTTCTTCCGCCACGCCCGCGGCGAGCGCTGGCGCCCGGTCCGGCACCGTCTGCTCCACGCACCGGGCACGGGCGGCACCGCCGCCCTGCGGGTCGAGGTCGAAGGACCGCGCGGCGTGCTGCGGGCCACGGTCACCGACCCGCACGGCCAGGCCCGTCTGACGGCCGTCGGGGCCCTGATGGGCCTGCGCCGCGTCCTCGGCGCCGACGGCGCGCCCGCCCGGCCCGGTCTCGCCTTCCCCGAGTCGCACCCGCTGCCGCACACGCTCCTGCCGGCCCTGGCGGAGGCGGGCGTACGGATCGACGTCCGCGCCCCCCACGCCGACCCGCAGGCCCCGGCCGCCGCATGAGCACCGCCAAGGGATCGGCCCGGCGAGCCGCGCTCCTGGACGCCGCCGAGGCCACGCTGGTCGGCAGCGGCCACGCCGCGTTGTCGGTCCGCGCCGTGGCCGACGCGGCCGGGGTGCGCCTCGGCCACCTCCAGTACTACTTCCCCACCCGCGACAGCCTCCTCGAAGCGGTCCTCGACCGCCTCCTGCGCCGCTCCCTGGACCGCCTCACCGAGGTGGCCCCCGGTCTGGCCCCGGACGGCTCCGGGGAACCGGTCCCCCCGGAGCGGCTGATCGGCCTGCTCCTCGCCGAGCAGGACAACCCGGAGCTGGTACGGGTCTTCGCCGAGCTGTGGGCGCTGGCAGCGCGGGACGAGGCGGTCGCGACGGCCGTCCGGGCCTTCTACCGCCAGTACGCGGACCTGGTCACCGAGCAGATCCGCCGCCACCTGCCCGGTCTTGCGCAGCCGGAACTCCGCGCACGGGCCGAGGTGTTCATCGCCCTGCTCGAAGGCAGTTCACTGATGCGTTCCGGCATCGCGGGCAACCCCTCTCCCGCGACGGACGCCCTGATCACCCGGACGGCGCTCACCCTCATGACCGGCCCCGCCGCCCACCACGGGCTCGGAGCCTGAACCCGCCCCAGCCGCGTCGTCCCGCCGCCGGGGCGGGACTTCGCGGACACGGGCGAGCTCACGGCCGCGGGAGCCGGGCCTGCGCGGGGGTGTCGTCGAGGAAGCCGCCCGACTGGTGCTGCCACAGCTTCGCGTAGGCCCCGTCCGCGGCGAGCAGCTCCTGGTGCGTGCCCTGCTCGACGATGCGGCCGCGGTCGAGGACGACGAGCTGGTCCATGGTCGCGACCGTGCTCAGGCGGTGTGCCACCACGAGCGCCGTCCGCCCGTCCATGAGGCTCCACAGCGCGTCCTGGACGAGGATCTCGCTCTCGGAGTCCAGGGCGCTGGTCGCCTCGTCGAGCAGCAGGATCGGCGCGTCGCGCAGGATCGCCCTGGCGAGGGCGACCCGTTGGCGCTGTCCGCCGGACAGCTTCACCCCGCGTTCGCCCACCATGGTGTCGAAGCCCTCCGGGAGCGCGTCGGCGAACTCCGTGACGTGCGCCGCCTCGGCCGCGCGGCGGATCTCGGCGTCGGTGGCGTCCGGCCGGGCGAAGGCGATGTTGTCGCGCAGCGTGCGGTGGAACATCGCCGGGTCCTGGGGCACGTAGGCGATCAGGCTGCGCAGGTCGGCCTGGGACAGCCTGCTGATGTCCTGCCCTCCGATGAGGATCCGGCCGGCGTCGATGTCCGTCATCCGCAGCAGCAGCCGGCTGAGCGTGGTCTTGCCGCCGCCGGACCGGCCGACGAGACCGATCTTCGTTCCGCTGGGCACGGCGAGGTCGAGGCGCTCGAAGAGCGGCGCCGCGCCCGCGTGGGCGAAGGTCACCTGTTCGAAGTGCACGTCGGCGGCCTTGGACAGCAGCGGCTCCGGGGACGCCGGGTCGAGCACCGTCGGCGGTGTCAGCAGCAGTTCGGTGAACTGCGCGGCCTCCGTCATCGAGCTCTCCAGGCGGCGGTAGATCTGGTTGAACTCGAACATGATCCGCGTCGCGTTGGCGTAGTAGGTGAAGGCGACGATGACCGCCTCCACGCCGTGGTCTCCCCCGCCGAGCGCGATGGCGAGCAGCAGGCCCAGCACGTTGGTCAGTACGGACATCGGCGCGACGAGCGTGTCGATGCGCAGGTTGCCGTAGTCCCAGGAACGCAGCGTGAGCCGCCGCGACTCCGCGACTCGGGACCGGTGCTCGGCGGCCTCACGCGCCTCGGCGGCGAACGACCGGACCGTGTCCATGTTCATCAGACTGTCCGCGACGTGGCCCGACACCCTGGCGATCGCCTCCTCCCGCTGGGCCACGAGCGTCTGACGGCGACGGATCAGGGGCGTCACGCACAGCCCCGTGAACGTGATCATCGTCAGCAGCCCGACGACGAGCAGCGGGTCGTACTGCCACAGGACCACGGATGCGAACAGCAGGGGCACGAAGCTGCCCATGACCGAGAACGTCAGCGTGTCGACGAACTCCTCGAAGCGGGAGGCGAAGCTCAGGACCCGCTTGGTCAGCGACCCCGCGAAGTTGTCGTGGAAGAAGGCGGCGTCCTTGGCGAAGAGCTCGTCCATGCCGATGACGTACAGCTGCTCGATGCCGCGTGCGTCGAGGCGGTTCAGGCAGTGCA
This genomic interval carries:
- a CDS encoding MAB_1171c family putative transporter, whose amino-acid sequence is MNTIRTLCFVIAALSSYAALVYRLCQGRRSWKDSSYRTLITTLVFQCLTFTMGAVAMRGESFLGVGNLAILLMHLAAVAFCVSAQVILLCWAADGEEAARKTRFWVVTGITLDVVLTALFFLADGPRRCPSDFDGSGEPLLLTYLLAFIASQAVPCVTVFRQCGPYARMTDSASLRQALRMLSVGAMILLLYSLVRVVNVLTIAAGTEIGTWKEAAASVLNALGIIAISLSFTMPSWGPAAVRLVEWTRAYRSYRALYPLWRDLYESSPGIALEPPGTSVSDLDYRLHRRVVEIRDGWRDLRPYIERTTGGAGGPVREMTDEYRQAFIEAAQIKQALHAKRTGTIPRDNKDDGDFDDRDTDNFTAEVAWLTKVGAAYSKLRRAG
- a CDS encoding saccharopine dehydrogenase yields the protein MDNDQLAHDPDGPVLLVGGYGTVGAELARATAGQWPLLLLGRSPEKAADLCRELGAEARRWDLGDPAPFRAAARAVVSVVNDPDDRVLRAALAGGVPYVDVTRWTSRVQRAAALASLAPAGPGTPAPVLLSSGWMGGVVPLVAAALAERLGGADRVETAIRYDLADRSGVDSVEFMDRLGIDFEVREEGRATAVTPLTSTRTLTIGEHRTKVARIDTPEQFTLPLTLGARTVTTRIGFSSTASTSALVALGRVGFFRHARGERWRPVRHRLLHAPGTGGTAALRVEVEGPRGVLRATVTDPHGQARLTAVGALMGLRRVLGADGAPARPGLAFPESHPLPHTLLPALAEAGVRIDVRAPHADPQAPAAA
- a CDS encoding TetR/AcrR family transcriptional regulator, giving the protein MSTAKGSARRAALLDAAEATLVGSGHAALSVRAVADAAGVRLGHLQYYFPTRDSLLEAVLDRLLRRSLDRLTEVAPGLAPDGSGEPVPPERLIGLLLAEQDNPELVRVFAELWALAARDEAVATAVRAFYRQYADLVTEQIRRHLPGLAQPELRARAEVFIALLEGSSLMRSGIAGNPSPATDALITRTALTLMTGPAAHHGLGA
- a CDS encoding ABC transporter ATP-binding protein, translated to MGSPESHGSSARRGPVLLALRYYGRELARFRWLTVPAMLLPALGNIGINYIAPLVVAKLVGRIAGDGDTGTGIGWTMPYVLGFAGVLLLAETLWRIGLHCLNRLDARGIEQLYVIGMDELFAKDAAFFHDNFAGSLTKRVLSFASRFEEFVDTLTFSVMGSFVPLLFASVVLWQYDPLLVVGLLTMITFTGLCVTPLIRRRQTLVAQREEAIARVSGHVADSLMNMDTVRSFAAEAREAAEHRSRVAESRRLTLRSWDYGNLRIDTLVAPMSVLTNVLGLLLAIALGGGDHGVEAVIVAFTYYANATRIMFEFNQIYRRLESSMTEAAQFTELLLTPPTVLDPASPEPLLSKAADVHFEQVTFAHAGAAPLFERLDLAVPSGTKIGLVGRSGGGKTTLSRLLLRMTDIDAGRILIGGQDISRLSQADLRSLIAYVPQDPAMFHRTLRDNIAFARPDATDAEIRRAAEAAHVTEFADALPEGFDTMVGERGVKLSGGQRQRVALARAILRDAPILLLDEATSALDSESEILVQDALWSLMDGRTALVVAHRLSTVATMDQLVVLDRGRIVEQGTHQELLAADGAYAKLWQHQSGGFLDDTPAQARLPRP